The following proteins come from a genomic window of Anopheles ziemanni chromosome 3, idAnoZiCoDA_A2_x.2, whole genome shotgun sequence:
- the LOC131284800 gene encoding uncharacterized protein LOC131284800: MGLAVAATSVSTKTFRSDAVEEMAPALTEPLSQSKLSSSAASGASPRTSSSTTTTATVTATLGGTTLLPSADEQQQQQQQSSLQEVVENYAEQQVVVQQDLPPMVEGLVEGVVAAPTVPLTTEATLDEMGMSLPVTSGDGGSTTVDDIQNNNSASGGLKQLEQDSSCDLVEIALEQMHHETTALVGSGGGATTMDAIMDAADAGMDIGTVAAPVGAMPSNILQPPPVTGPQHSDFVLMDINNTPIIMQQPVTFPDQQVPIQQPPQGLIGQMGQNQQDLSQSSTSSLGVFSGVGGMAGGGVGGTELGGLMKETGPDMDQMIREISTGDIDLLQVLKSFENNSLLLFSDVDVANLCDVGPGDGRDVHALPSSSTPSTSPNKDRERLELHAEIVKRQVQMQRKYDFLVRRLHKVIARYMGQHVSEEVAGLFEHTQRYWKKREKEHAKQMHNNNSGGGPGNASATAASSSSAGANEKWPEIIPFQAPPPDAAPAPPEKLKPISANALKTFSKRMEGISSTICSMESKSVLHSRYFHGVSSCGPKSAAVSSGLPPSLADPAASTSSAADGGGYANISNTIPLFDRVATQELEQTAGLLHAELRHVQNTIDSDATLSSSGGDSADESMPYVNELQEPLTITERASWKWSKDRAAVASRWTWLVARIADLEYRIRQHSEVLNKIRAKKGPVVLEEPPVAASSSSTAVGSNPEDPQQQPPQSINGYRGQLPGGSSSSKPLDTSDPAAATTVAPATDDEDDLMASCSRAKPYCRLRFRKRKLLPTNNLHVISKRAARPSNFKCGCQWPLNPCALCTGRLDPTAPRDPLDTMPFAERVALLDPCFHSVLSFPEDISHSVHLEAIMRLPEWQNRMIRSTPVTIPASSTSHKTSGLAGASSRIGGRGDANSSFFSSGDETAPTSHGKRYTGSDGKRKYSSSINNKYKNTNDRSITTDSGNKSKKAKSRRDVILANSRKSGYLPDGSRTGPNGHSRNHKNKSRKSSHCYEYYDGNDGGVSRSKNSSPTPNYQRNERRPRNSYDIDNIIIPYSMAASTRVSLPQYKDIAIPKWRVVDDIDESFAGLSADGGDTMKLDPATDTSQCSTSSSTVSASERVDDDKQPPTPQPVLKRSRESSNPPNGTKASKLAGSMGYVRKEELEEPHHHLVHQHQQQLFVMPALDDEDISDEAIMLKHERALQEERKKFRTYMKFPWSRPRANRRTESRAGSSGGNTPDPTSPAPPTPMVEHDSSPACPSTPLTPLDGQELSEANVINALNKSLTKKERRRTVSSKRDEQQNQAAAVGGAGSTTPDTREVVSPYESLQFPLPDDIYEDMVRSMPNDHIAMVEDCISKLTGRDGLPLRRSRHRNNNVLLMLKSSAVLAPASLGLGGARNPLSSSASCSSTTLSATETDLEEFDDEDLMLAKRTENQLIMERLLKGRGESQQYEIEPPTAKPILGDDEDEEVIDDEETDTGESLFVEEDDPNDPEWHDRPAGGGGGRSGGGVGGGVV; this comes from the exons ATGGGACTAGCGGTCGCTGCTACGTCGGTGTCTACGAAGACGTTTCGATCCGATGCTGTGGAAGAGATGGCCCCCGCTCTTACGGAGCCACTGAGCCAAAGCAAACTGTCCTCCTCGGCCGCTTCCGGTGCATCGCCGAGAACGAGCAGCAGCACTACGACGACCGCCACGGTGACGGCCACGCTCGGCGGTACGACACTGCTTCCCTCGGCGgatgagcagcagcagcagcagcagcagtcgtcGTTGCAAGAAGTGGTGGAGAACTACGCCGAGCAACAGGTAGTTGTCCAGCAGGATCTACCGCCGATGGTGGAAGGGTTAGTCGAAGGTGTTGTTGCCGCCCCTACGGTACCCCTCACGACGGAAGCGACTCTGGATGAGATGGGAATGTCCCTGCCGGTAACGTCTGGCGATGGAGGCAGCACCACGGTGGACGATATCCAGAACAACAACAGTGCCAGCGGTGGTCTGAAGCAGTTGGAACAGGACAGTAGCTGCGATCTGGTGGAGATAGCGCTTGAACAGATGCATCACGAGACGACGGCCCTCGTTGGTAGCGGAGGGGGTGCGACCACCATGGATGCTATCATGGACGCAGCAGATGCTGGGATGGACATAGGCACGGTTGCGGCACCTGTTGGCGCAATGCCCTCGAACATATTGCAACCGCCGCCAGTCACCGGACCACAGCATTCAGATTTTGTGCTCATGGACATCAATAATACCCCAATCATCATGCAACAACCGGTGACCTTTCCGGACCAGCAGGTCCCGATCCAACAGCCACCGCAGGGCTTGATAGGCCAAATGGGGCAGAATCAACAGGACCTATCGCAATCTTCGACTTCCTCGCTCGGAGTCTTTAGTGGAGTGGGCGGCATGGCAGGGGGTGGTGTCGGTGGTACCGAGCTCGGTGGTCTGATGAAGGAGACCGGACCGGATATGGACCAGATGATCCGCGAAATATCGACCGGCGATATCGACCTGTTGCAGGTGTTGAAGAGCTTCGAGAACAACAGTCTGCTGCTGTTCAGTGACGTCGATGTGGCGAATCTGTGCGACGTCGGGCCGGGCGATGGACGGGACGTACACGCGCTTCCGTCTTCCTCCACACCCTCGACTTCCCCCAACAAGGACCGGGAGCGGCTCGAGCTGCACGCTGAAATCGTGAAGCGTCAGGTGCAGATGCAGCGCAAGTACGACTTTCTAGTCCGACGACTCCACAAGGTAATCGCGCGGTACATGGGCCAACACGTGAGCGAAGAGGTGGCCGGACTGTTCGAGCACACGCAGCGCTACTGGAAAAAGCGCGAAAAAGAGCACGCCAAGCAAatgcacaacaacaacagtggTGGAGGTCCCGGGAACGCGTCCGCGACAGCcgcttcctcctcctcggcCGGGGCGAATGAAAAGTGGCCTGAAATCATCCCATTTCAGGCGCCACCGCCCGATGCCGCGCCCGCCCCGCCAGAAAAACTGAAACCGATCTCGGCAAACGCGCTCAAGACGTTCAGCAAGCGGATGGAAGGAATCTCGAGCACGATCTGCTCGATGGAGAGCAAAAGCGTGCTCCACAGTCGCTATTTTCACGGCGTAAGCAGCTGCGGCCCGAAATCGGCGGCGGTCTCCTCCGGTTTGCCACCATCCCTGGCGGACCCAGCAGCGTCCACGTCGTCGGCAGCTGATGGAGGCGGTTACGCAAACATTTCCAACACGATTCCTCTGTTCGATCGGGTGGCCACCCAGGAGCTGGAGCAGACGGCCGGGTTGCTGCACGCCGAGTTGCGGCACGTTCAGAATACCATCGATTCGGACGCGACGCTCAGCAGCTCCGGTGGAGATTCGGCGGATGAATCGATGCCGTACGTGAACGAGCTGCAGGAACCGCTAACGAT CACCGAACGAGCGTCATGGAAATGGTCGAAAGATCGGGCGGCGGTTGCGAGCCGATGGACCTGGCTGGTGGCCCGTATAGCCGACCTGGAGTACCGGATTCGTCAGCACAGTGAAGTGCTGAACAAGATCCGCGCCAAAAAAGGGCCGGTTGTATTGGAGGAACCGCCGGTGGCGGCTAGTTCATCTTCCACCGCCGTTGGCAGTAATCCGGAGgatccgcagcagcagcctccACAGTCGATTAATGGTTACCGAGGACAGCTGCCAGgaggcagcagcagtagtaaaCCCCTGGACACCTCTGACCCAGCGGCGGCAACCACTGTGGCCCCAGCGACCGACGATGAGGACGACCTTATGGCAAGTTGTTCTCGCGCGAAACCCTACTGCCGGTTGCGGTTCCGAAAGCGTAAGCTACTACCGACCAACAACCTGCACGTCATATCGAAGCGAGCCGCACGGCCAAG TAACTTCAAGTGTGGCTGCCAGTGGCCGTTGAATCCGTGTGCCCTCTGCACGGGTCGGCTGGATCCGACGGCCCCCCGAGACCCGCTAGATACGATGCCATTCGCCGAACGGGTTGCCCTGCTCGATCCCTGCTTCCATTCGGTGTTAAGTTTTCCGGAag ACATTTCGCACAGTGTGCATTTGGAGGCGATTATGCGGCTGCCGGAATGGCAAAACCGGATGATCCGCAGCACACCGGTCACCATTCCGGCGTCGTCCACATCGCACAAGACCTCCGGCCTAGCGGGTGCATCAAGCCGTATCGGTGGTCGAGGCGACGCCAACTCGTCGTTCTTCTCGTCCGGTGACGAAACGGCGCCGACGTCGCACGGCAAGCGCTACACGGGCTCGGATGGCAAGCGGAAGTATAGtagcagcatcaacaacaagtACAAGAACACCAACGATCGCTCCATTACCACCGATAGTGGAAATA AATCTAAAAAAGCCAAATCGAGGCGGGATGTGATACTGGCGAACAGTCGCAAGTCCGGCTACCTACCAGACGGTTCGCGGACGGGACCGAACGGCCACAGCCGCAACCACAAGAATAAGTCGCGCAAGTCGTCACACTGTTACGAATACTACGACGGAAACGATGGTGGCGTTAGCCGTAGCAAGAACTCGTCCCCGACGCCAAACTATCAGCGAAACGAAAG GAGGCCACGAAACTCGTACGACATCGACAACATTATTATACCATATAGTATGGCGGCTTCTACGAGAGTATCGCTTCCACAGTACAAGGATATCGCAATACCAAA ATGGCGTGTTGTGGATGATATTGATGAATCCTTTGCCGGCCTGTCGGCCGACGGCGGAGACACGATGAAGCTCGATCCCGCCACGGATACGAGCCAGTGTTCGACCTCTTCCTCGACAGTGTCCGCCAGCGAGCGTGTGGACGACGACAAACAGCCTCCTACCCCCCAACCCGTACTCAAGCGATCGCGCGAGTCATCGAATCCGCCGAACGGCACGAAGGCGTCGAAGCTTGCCGGCTCTATGGGGTACGTGCGGAAGGAGGAACTGGAGGAACCGCATCATCATCTGgtgcaccagcaccagcagcaactgTTCGTGATGCCCGCGCTGGACGACGAGGACATCTCCGACGAGGCGATCATGCTGAAGCACGAACGTGCCCTGCAGGAAGAACGGAAGAAGTTCCGCACGTACATGAAGTTCCCCTGGAGTCGACCGCGCGCCAATCGCCGCACGGAAAGTCGCGCCGGTTCGAGCGGTGGCAATACGCCCGATCCCACGTCCCCCGCGCCACCCACGCCAATGGTGGAACACGAT TCTTCACCGGCCTGTCCGTCAACTCCTCTTACACCTCTCGATGGGCAGGAGCTGTCCGAAGCGAATGTGATCAATG CACTGAACAAAAGTTTAACGAAGAAAGAACGCCGAAGGACGGTGTCGTCGAAGCGCGACGAACAACAGAATCAAGCTGCTGCCGTTGGCGGAGCAGGCAGTACGACGCCAGATACACGCGAG GTTGTGTCTCCTTACGAGTCGCTTCAGTTCCCACTGCCGGATGACATCTACGAGGACATGGTGCGCTCGATGCCCAACGACCACATCGCCATGGTGGAGGACTGCATTAGCAAGCTGACCGGTCGCGACGGGTTGCCGCTGCGCCGTTCACGGCATCGCAACAACAACGTGCTGCTGATGCTCAAGTCGAGCGCTGTCCTAGCCCCGGCCAGCCTGGGGCTCGGTGGAGCTCGCAATCCGCTCAGCTCCAGCGCTTCGTGCTCCTCGACGACACTGTCGGCGACCGAGACCGACCTGGAGGAGTTCGACGACGAGGATCTGATGCTCGCGAAGCGCACCGAAAACCAACTGATCATGGAGCGGTTGCTGAAGGGACGGGGCGAGTCGCAGCAGTACGAGATCGAACCGCCGACCGCGAAACCAATCCTCGgtgacgacgaggacgaggaggtgATCGATGACGAGGAAACGGACACGGGCGAATCGCTGTTCGTCGAGGAGGACGATCCGAACGATCCCGAGTGGCACGATCGTCCCgccggtggaggtggtggccgttccggtggtggtgttggtggtggtgtggtttAG
- the LOC131284802 gene encoding protein Fer3-like yields the protein MEPPFPPDVAPFTPIWGQENPSPMVHYPELMAGFPCADLAIWPRQQVGSFVSQRLSPRGAQPAPSSGSSSAQKKTRRRVASMAQRRAANIRERRRMFNLNEAFDKLRRKVPTFAYEKRLSRIETLRLAITYIGFMSELLAGTPTHDGRSPELYPTVHPHHAHHHHHHHHAHPQHHSGHPQQPVAAPHHPHHHHGPLHHQPAHHSHHGSAGTAAPQSSSSSSAQPLHHHHQHPALQRAAAAAAAVAAVAASGVGVVNGSDYIAAYGAASVPQHHTG from the exons ATGGAGCCACCGTTCCCGCCGGATGTGGCACCATTTACGCCCATTTGGGGTCAGGAAAATCCGTCGCCGATGGTGCACTATCCCGAGTTGATGGCCGGTTTTCCGTGTGCAGATTTAG CTATCTGGCCCCGGCAGCAGGTGGGTAGCTTCGTGAGCCAACGGCTATCGCCCCGCGGTGCCCAGCCCGCTCCGTCGAGCGGCTCGTCCAGTGCGCAGAAGAAAACGCGCCGCCGGGTCGCATCGATGGCGCAGCGGCGTGCCGCCAACATCCGCGAGCGCCGCCGGATGTTCAACCTGAACGAGGCGTTCGACAAGCTGCGCCGCAAGGTGCCGACATTCGCGTACGAGAAGCGGCTTTCGCGCATCGAAACACTGCGGCTCGCGATCACGTACATCGGCTTCATGTCGGAGCTGCTGGCCGGCACACCGACGCACGATGGCCGCTCGCCCGAGCTCTACCCCACGGTGCACCCGCACCATgcgcaccatcaccaccatcatcaccatgccCACCCCCAGCACCACAGTGGTCACCCGCAGCAGCCGGTGGCGGCACCACACCATCCGCACCATCACCATGGCCCACTTCATCACCAACCGGCACATCACAGCCATCACGGGTCGGCGGGCACCGCTGCCCCacaatcgtcgtcgtcgtcatcggcg caaccccttcaccatcaccaccaacatCCGGCGCTACAGCGGgctgctgcggctgcggcCGCCGTCGCTGCGGTGGCCGCGTCGGGCGTCGGTGTCGTCAATGGTAGCGACTACATCGCGGCATACGGGGCAGCCTCCGTACCGCAGCACCATACCGGTTGA